One part of the Engraulis encrasicolus isolate BLACKSEA-1 chromosome 17, IST_EnEncr_1.0, whole genome shotgun sequence genome encodes these proteins:
- the LOC134466960 gene encoding uncharacterized protein LOC134466960, giving the protein MSKVERLNARVAKLLTVAVHEVLEVVRETVSEYQEKTARTQRENERLKRKVQDLQEKLKREDAGAVTPVSGGAGEKTPALEEESLPVKEERQVPSQQEDEQQTPVVGVEQVIIKCGSSEDIPALLNNGLTDDSSDAEGVHFVGCYNSTDSVSPTAKSPSGGGGVRKRQKQTQQYKEEFDPVDSLDTGTTAESKLFADKQLCLDMINPDVHNLELAGTRTSLNPQHHSSVSSSSPPPSTNHTCASNGPHSSDSGAPDYPFLPVTHIIKTEPDTEDCNSATQREDYVTPGFDILRDGGLDLEQALHAEAVTMPTTAASGPAPASASAASLYHRSRHAANELFLDVNGRYEVGLEAGSNGLLGGGPVGMENHPNHHHHHGGGGREIGGGRLGMGSPNHRHVGSRGEGGGRGRAGEGGVGGGTLGMGSPHRHHRGEIGSGPLGLGMPNCHRGGGVGMGTPSRGGLRGGQGGGVGGGGPLGMGPPHRRVPGLGRGGLGGARGGGGGGGLGGLPRPYSRRHNTTTNNHHTASSSSSVVPSSAMPKRYCCPLCGRSFNHAGDFKKHKRVHTGEKPYGCGVCGKRFSQSGYLTVHLRYHTGERPYTCMCGKSFSHSSNFRKHQQTHLT; this is encoded by the exons ATGTCCAAAGTCGAGCGTTTGAACGCCCGGGTGGCGAAGTTGTTGACGGTAGCCGTGCACGAGGTTCTGGAGGTGGTGCGAGAGACTGTGTCGGAGTACCAGGAGAAAACCGCTCGCACtcagagggagaacgagagactCAAGCGGAAAGTGCAAGATTTGCAAGAGAAACTGAAGAGGGAGGATGCAG GAGCCGTCACACCTGTCAGTGGTGGTGCAGGCGAGAAGACCCCTGCACTTGAGGAAGAATCTTTGCCGGTCAAAGAAGAGCGGCAAGTTCCAAGTCAGCAGGAGGATGAGCAACAGACTCCTGTCGTCGGGGTAGAGCAGGTCATTATAAAGTGCGGCTCGTCAGAGGACATACCCGCCCTCCTGAATAACGGCCTCACAGATGACAGCAGCGATGCGGAGGGAGTTCATTTTGTCGGCTGCTACAATAGCACAGACTCTGTTAGCCCAACGGCTAAAAGTCCCTCTGGTGGTGGCGGCGTCcgaaaaagacagaaacaaacacagcAATACAAGGAGGAATTCGATCCGGTGGATTCACTAGATACGGGGACCACAGCTGAGAGTAAGTTATTTGCAGACAAACAGCTGTGTCTAGACATGATTAACCCTGACGTCCATAACTTGGAACTGGCAGGTACACGGACGTCACTAAACCCCCAGCACCACAGCAGcgtatcctcctcctcccctcctcctagtACAAACCACACGTGCGCTTCCAACGGCCCGCACAGCTCGGACTCTGGGGCACCAGACTACCCCTTCCTCCCCGTCACACACATCATCAAAACAGAGCCAGACACGGAGGACTGCAACAGCGCCACCCAGAGGGAGGATTACGTCACTCCGGGCTTTGACATCCTGAGGGACGGTGGACTGGACCTGGAGCAGGCATTGCACGCAGAGGCGGTGACCATGCCAACCacagcagcatcaggaccagctccagcgtcagcatcagcagcatcctTGTACCACCGCAGCAGGCACGCTGCTAACGAGCTTTTTCTGGACGTCAATGGCCGTTACGAGGTGGGACTGGAGGCGGGCTCAAACGGACTGCTGGGAGGAGGACCGGTTGGCATGGAGAACCACCcgaaccaccaccatcaccatggaggaggagggagagaaattgGGGGTGGTCGTCTTGGCATGGGCTCTCCAAACCACCGTCACGTAGGatcgagaggagaaggaggaggaagaggaagagcaggagaaggaggagtcgGAGGTGGCACACTTGGCATGGGATCCCCACACCGTCACCACCGAGGAGAAATTGGGTCTGGTCCCCTTGGCTTGGGGATGCCAAACTGCCatcgaggaggaggagttggcatGGGGACCCCAAGTCGAGGAGGACTAAGGGGAGGACAAGGGGGAGGTGTTGGGGGTGGCGGTCCCCTCGGGATGGGGCCCCCACACCGCCGAGTGCCAGGTTTAGGAAGAGGTGGACTAGGAGGAgctagagggggagggggagggggaggactgGGCGGTCTACCGAGGCCTTATTCACGccgacacaacaccaccaccaacaaccaccacaccgcatcatcatcatcttcagtaGTGCCCTCGTCTGCGATGCCCAAGCGCTACTGTTGCCCGCTGTGCGGCCGCAGCTTCAACCACGCGGGCGACTTTAAGAAGCACAAGCGTGTGCACACGGGCGAGAAGCCGTACGGATGTGGCGTGTGTGGCAAGAGGTTCAGCCAGTCGGGTTACCTGACCGTGCACCTGAGGTACCACACGGGCGAACGGCCCTACACCTGTATGTGTGGAAAGAGCTTCAGCCACTCCAGCAACTTCAGGAAGCACCAGCAGACTCACCTGACCTGA
- the pkmyt1 gene encoding membrane-associated tyrosine- and threonine-specific cdc2-inhibitory kinase: MSVTMDANMTATPLPIPAHFAHAQQSFSLKRRRLPHSSFAVPDSPSRLSRSLPPRPPSKGCPPVSRLFPQEPPSAWTPLSQSLIARPPPASLYDPKRPQCFFSQCFTNLGLLGRGSFGEVYKVLSLLDGREYAVKRSVQRFRNGSDRTRCVREARNHERLGPHPHLLTFVAAWEEGERLYIQTELCCTSLLIQAENMPTAPDEVTVWGYLCDLLSALRHLHANGFTHMDLKPANVFLTRSGRLKLGDFGLLLENKGRRRGKRGDGERDETGESGRDRDDMQEGDPRYMAPELLRGEYGPPADVFSLGVSILELACSMEVPKGGEGWQQLRQGILPSEFTNGLSVELQRVLRLMLTSDPEARPSVEQLLALPSVRKHTWRRHAHLLLTESLQTLFSLSQSVVALGWGLLSSLRLPFLPSRRDPPAPCTPPRDSWEKDGDLSTLPPSPPTPPSGESLCLGEESVFMPDPFCLDDSPDRLPSRMAFDSTSTPMSGSASTSASPPSLRSDGSPLILRTRPQSRDWRSTLAHTPPSSRARCRTRPRCSLLAPTLLAPDDDDADDVTSSVINNNNNGSPGLGRLPGNCSSRLSASARAALVQNSPPHTPASSHSRSHTRPSCCREEDWTSGENFKQSFEPKNLLTMFDEAV; this comes from the exons ATGTCTGTGACCATGGATGCCAACATGACGGCCACTCCTCTGCCCATTCCTGCCCACTTCGCCCATGCCCAGCAGTCTTTCTCCCTGAAGAGGCGCCGGCTGCCCCACTCCTCATTCGCCGTCCCTGATTCTCCGTCCCGACTGTCCCGCTCTCTGCCCCCTCGGCCCCCCTCCAAG GGCTGCCCGCCAGTCAGCCGACTGTTCCCCCAGGAGCCCCCGTCGGCCTGGACCCCCCTCTCACAGTCCCTCATCGCTAG GCCTCCCCCAGCCTCGCTGTATGATCCCAAGCGGCCCCAGTGCTTCTTCAGCCAGTGCTTCACCAACCTGGGCCTGCTCGGACGAGGATCATTTGGGGAGGTCTACAAG GTGTTGAGCCTGCTGGACGGGCGCGAGTACGCAGTGAAGCGCTCTGTGCAACGTTTCCGCAACGGCAGCGACCGGACACGGTGTGTACGCGAGGCCCGCAACCACGAGAGGCTGGGACCCCACCCGCATCTGCTGACCTTCGTAGCCGcctgggaggagggagagagactctACATCCAGACTGAGCTCTGCTGCACCAGTTTACTGATACAGGCAGAGAACATGCCCACTGCACCAG ACGAGGTGACTGTGTGGGGCTACCTCTGTGACCTGCTCTCTGCGTTGAGACACCTGCACGCTAACGGCTTCACCCACATGGACCTGAAGCCGGCCAACGTCTTTCTCACGCGCTCCGGGCGCCTCAAGCTGGGGGACTTCGGTCTGCTGCTGGAGaacaaggggaggaggagggggaagcggggggatggagagagggatgagacgggggagagcgggagagacagagat gacATGCAGGAGGGGGACCCCAGGTACATGGCGCCGGAGCTGCTGAGGGGGGAGTACGGACCTCCCGCAGACGTCTTCAG tctgggcGTGTCCATACTGGAGTTGGCGTGCAGCATGGAGGTGCCCAAAGGAGGAGAGGGCTGGCAGCAGCTTCGCCAAGGGATACTGCCCTCCGAGTTCACCAAtg gcctCTCTGTTGAGCTGCAGCGTGTGCTGCGCCTGATGTTGACCTCTGACCCCGAAGCCCGTCCATCTGTGGAGCAGCTGCTGGCCCTGCCGTCCGTCCGCAAGCACACCTGGAGACGACACGCACACCTGCTTCTCACCGAGAGCCTGCAGACACTCTTCTCGctgtcacag TCGGTGGTAGCTCTCGGCTGGggcctgctctcctccctgcGCCTGCCGTTCCTGCCGTCCCGCCGAGACCCCCCCGCGCCCTGCACTCCCCCGCGGGACTCCTGGGAGAAGGACGGGGACCTGAGCACGctgccccccagcccccccacgcCCCCCAGCGGCGAGTCCCTCTGTCTGGGGGAGGAGTCCGTCTTCATGCCCGACCCCTTCTGTCTGGACGACTCACCGGACAG ACTGCCGTCTCGCATGGCGTTTGACAGCACCTCCACGCCAATGTCCGGCAgcgcctccacctccgcctctcCGCCCTCCCTAAGAAGCGACGGCAGCCCCTTGATCCTCCGCACCCGCCCACAGAGCCGTGACTGGCGCAGCACGCTGGCACACACTCCGCCCAGCTCTCGCGCCCGCTGCCGCACCCGGCCCCGCTGTTCGTTGCTTGCCCCGACCCTCCTCGCCCCTGACGACGACGACGctgatgatgtcacttcctccgtcatcaacaacaacaacaacggcagCCCGGGTCTGGGCCGTCTCCCGGGCAACTGCAGCTCCCGGCTGTCTGCGTCCGCCCGTGCCGCCCTGGTGCAGAACAGCCCGCCACACACACCCGCCTCCTCGCACTCGCGCTCGCACACACGTCCCTCTTGCTGTAGAGAGGAGGATTGGACGTCGGGGGAGAACTTCAAGCAGAGCTTTGAGCCAAAGAACCTTCTCACCATGTTTGACGAGGCCGTGTAa